From uncultured Roseateles sp., the proteins below share one genomic window:
- a CDS encoding PhzF family phenazine biosynthesis protein: MTLHSGLEVLHIAAFSDGATGGNPAGVVITEQLPEASLMQQVAAELGYSETVFAAPEASGWRVRYFAPAAEVPFCGHATIALGAALALREGDGVFDLQLNQARITVQGQGGAAMRASLQSPPTRSRPTTDAELQQALQLFGLTLDDLDASLPPAVMHAGVDHLLLVLKQRDRLARMDYDLEQGRALMQARGWTTMMLAWAETPQCFHVRNAFAIGGVLEDPATGAAAAALAGHLRSVAWPHGGHIAIVQGEDMGMRSLLEADITPEAGASIRVSGDARLMKV; the protein is encoded by the coding sequence ATGACGCTGCACTCGGGTTTGGAAGTCCTGCACATCGCCGCCTTCTCCGACGGCGCCACCGGCGGCAATCCGGCCGGCGTGGTGATCACCGAGCAGTTGCCCGAGGCCTCGCTGATGCAGCAGGTGGCAGCCGAGCTCGGCTATTCGGAGACCGTCTTCGCGGCCCCGGAAGCGTCGGGCTGGCGGGTGCGCTACTTCGCACCGGCGGCCGAGGTGCCGTTCTGCGGCCATGCCACGATTGCCCTCGGTGCCGCCCTGGCGCTGCGCGAAGGCGACGGCGTGTTCGACCTGCAGCTGAACCAGGCCCGCATCACCGTGCAGGGCCAGGGCGGCGCCGCTATGCGCGCCAGCCTGCAGTCGCCGCCGACGCGCAGCCGGCCCACGACCGATGCCGAGTTGCAGCAGGCTTTGCAGCTCTTCGGCCTGACGTTGGACGATCTGGATGCGTCATTGCCGCCGGCCGTGATGCATGCCGGCGTCGATCACCTGCTGCTGGTGCTGAAACAGCGCGACCGCCTGGCCCGCATGGATTACGACCTCGAACAGGGCCGCGCGCTGATGCAGGCCCGGGGCTGGACGACGATGATGCTGGCCTGGGCCGAAACCCCGCAGTGCTTCCATGTGCGCAATGCCTTCGCCATCGGCGGCGTGCTCGAAGACCCGGCCACCGGCGCCGCCGCGGCCGCGCTGGCCGGCCATCTGCGCAGCGTCGCCTGGCCCCATGGCGGCCATATCGCCATCGTCCAGGGCGAGGACATGGGCATGCGGTCCCTGCTGGAGGCCGACATCACCCCAGAGGCCGGCGCGAGCATACGCGTCAGCGGTGACGCTCGACTGATGAAGGTTTGA
- a CDS encoding glutathione S-transferase has protein sequence MLKLLGKASSINVRKVLWTCAELGLAYELEEYGSGFKPTETPEFRALNPNAMVPVLLDGELVLWESNTICRYLATRYAPGTLLPEDATGRARVEQWMDWQATELNNAWRYAFMSLVRKSPAHQDPQALAAGVANWHRHMAILDQQLQRTGAFAAGTQFSLADVVLGLSTHRWMAATMEHPDLPAVQAYYERLSQRPGFLAHGRNGIP, from the coding sequence ATGCTGAAGCTACTGGGCAAGGCCTCGTCCATCAATGTGCGCAAGGTCTTGTGGACCTGCGCCGAGCTGGGCCTGGCCTACGAGCTGGAGGAATACGGCTCGGGCTTCAAGCCCACCGAGACGCCGGAATTCCGGGCGCTGAACCCGAACGCGATGGTGCCGGTGCTGCTGGACGGTGAGCTCGTGCTGTGGGAGTCCAACACCATCTGCCGCTATCTGGCCACCCGCTACGCCCCAGGCACCCTGCTGCCCGAAGACGCCACCGGCCGCGCCCGGGTCGAGCAGTGGATGGACTGGCAGGCCACCGAGCTGAACAATGCCTGGCGCTATGCCTTCATGTCGCTGGTGCGCAAAAGCCCGGCGCATCAAGACCCGCAGGCGCTGGCGGCCGGCGTGGCCAACTGGCACCGCCACATGGCCATTCTCGACCAGCAGCTGCAGCGCACCGGTGCTTTCGCAGCCGGTACGCAGTTCAGCCTGGCCGACGTGGTGCTGGGCCTGTCCACCCATCGCTGGATGGCCGCGACTATGGAGCACCCGGATCTGCCCGCCGTGCAGGCCTATTACGAGCGGCTCAGCCAGCGCCCGGGCTTTCTGGCCCACGGCCGCAACGGCATCCCTTGA
- a CDS encoding LysE family translocator, whose protein sequence is MELSHWLLFTAVCLATTYSPGPGVLLAVSNALTHGPRQALISSSGNALGIFIVAGLTVSGLGLLLHTSALAFTALKVVGAGYLIYLGIRQWRARSNAFSTGTGAAAESVTPRRLFLNGLMVALSNPKSVLFFSAVFPQFMPEQASVGQLLLMTSTFAACAVISHLTYVLAAGPLMRWCAAPRRLRNLNRSLGLIFIGMGLGVLRMGAGGRP, encoded by the coding sequence ATGGAACTCTCACACTGGCTGCTGTTCACCGCCGTTTGCCTGGCCACCACCTACAGCCCCGGCCCGGGCGTGCTGCTGGCGGTGTCGAACGCCCTCACCCACGGGCCGCGCCAGGCCCTGATCAGCTCCAGCGGCAATGCCCTGGGCATCTTCATCGTCGCCGGGCTGACGGTCAGCGGCCTGGGCCTGTTGCTGCACACCTCGGCCCTGGCCTTCACCGCGCTCAAGGTGGTCGGCGCCGGCTACCTGATCTATCTGGGCATTCGCCAGTGGCGCGCCCGCAGCAATGCCTTCAGCACGGGCACCGGCGCAGCGGCCGAAAGCGTCACGCCGCGGCGCCTGTTCCTGAACGGCCTGATGGTGGCGCTGAGCAACCCGAAGAGCGTGCTGTTCTTCAGCGCCGTGTTCCCGCAGTTCATGCCCGAGCAGGCCAGCGTGGGCCAGCTGCTGCTGATGACCAGCACCTTCGCCGCCTGCGCCGTCATTTCGCACCTGACCTATGTGCTGGCCGCCGGCCCGCTGATGCGCTGGTGCGCCGCGCCCAGGCGCCTGCGCAATCTCAACCGCTCGCTGGGCCTGATCTTCATTGGCATGGGCCTGGGCGTGTTGCGCATGGGCGCCGGGGGTCGGCCATGA
- a CDS encoding pseudouridine synthase yields the protein MLPILHLDDHLVAIDKPAGLLVHRTALDAHEQRFALQMLRDQLERTVWPVHRLDKGTSGVLLFALSPDMAQMLSLMFEQGQMDKRYQALVRGWPAAEAGRIDHPLARDPELPSQGQVLLEARTDWRLLARAEWPQVTDARFASSRYALLELAPHNGRRHQIRRHLKHIAHPIIGDATHGKGPLNRAVAQFLGLQRLWLHARELSLVHPLTREKLHFSAAPGPEWAALQTHGSWQPLLQSPH from the coding sequence TTGTTGCCCATCCTCCACCTCGACGACCACCTGGTCGCGATAGATAAACCCGCCGGCCTGCTGGTCCACCGCACGGCGCTGGATGCCCATGAGCAGCGTTTTGCGCTGCAGATGCTGCGCGACCAGCTGGAGCGCACGGTCTGGCCGGTGCACAGGCTGGACAAGGGCACCTCGGGCGTGCTGCTGTTCGCCCTGAGCCCGGACATGGCCCAGATGCTGTCGCTGATGTTCGAGCAGGGCCAGATGGACAAGCGCTACCAGGCCCTGGTGCGCGGCTGGCCGGCCGCAGAGGCCGGACGGATAGACCACCCGCTGGCCCGCGACCCCGAGTTGCCCTCGCAGGGCCAGGTCTTGCTGGAGGCGCGCACCGACTGGCGGCTGCTGGCCCGCGCCGAATGGCCGCAGGTCACCGATGCCCGCTTCGCCAGCAGCCGCTATGCCCTGCTGGAACTGGCGCCGCACAACGGCCGGCGCCACCAGATCCGACGCCATCTGAAGCACATCGCCCACCCCATCATCGGCGACGCCACCCACGGCAAGGGCCCGCTGAACCGGGCCGTGGCGCAATTCCTGGGTCTGCAGCGGCTGTGGCTGCATGCGCGGGAGCTGAGCCTCGTCCATCCGCTGACCCGCGAAAAGCTGCACTTCAGCGCCGCCCCAGGCCCCGAATGGGCGGCGCTACAGACTCACGGCAGCTGGCAGCCACTGTTGCAGTCGCCACACTGA